One Pseudoalteromonas sp. UG3-2 DNA window includes the following coding sequences:
- the ggt gene encoding gamma-glutamyltransferase: MKQTLASLAVIATLSFSNYTRALEQQAQREVREPEAATGFEAKQARTAEKYMVVAANPYASKAGQLMLAKGGSAVDAMIATQLVLTLVEPQSSGIGGGGFILYYDKSKDKLITFDGRETAPQDADSGLFLDRNGKAVRWIEAVVGGRSVGVPGILHAFKQAHDKYGKLPWLELFKPAIQLAKEGFTVSPRLQMLLEKRLNPGLTKLSPAKEYFYPNGKALRAGTTKKNPELANFYFKLAYQGIDAFYEGQNATKLVQAVQNSNIAPGKLQLSDLEQYQSKVRDPICSNYHEYKVCSMAPPSSGGIAVLQMLKILEPFKLSQYKANDLEALHLFTQASRLAFADRDYYVADPDFTTVPTAALLNEEYLQGRSALIGDNDNNNFPVGDPTAGQVAYAMDDSYELPSTTHVSIVDDQGNAISMTSSIEMAFGSTVMVNGYLLNNQLTDFALSPKVGGKWVANRVEPKKRPRSSMSPVMVFNKDGSLKLIVGSPGGSRIINYVAQTIVGVLDWGLSPQQAIDLPKITNRNKYTTLEKGTELAKHADYFEQKGHRVQLRDLNSGLHAIAVHNKYLEGGADPRREGVALGESSE, translated from the coding sequence ATGAAACAAACACTTGCATCTCTCGCTGTGATAGCGACACTTAGCTTTTCTAATTATACCCGAGCCTTAGAGCAGCAAGCTCAAAGAGAAGTCCGAGAGCCGGAAGCGGCAACGGGCTTTGAGGCCAAACAAGCTCGCACCGCAGAAAAGTACATGGTGGTGGCTGCAAACCCATACGCTAGCAAGGCCGGGCAGCTGATGTTAGCCAAAGGGGGTAGCGCCGTGGATGCCATGATAGCAACTCAATTAGTGTTGACGCTGGTAGAGCCACAATCCTCAGGCATTGGCGGTGGCGGTTTCATTCTTTATTATGATAAAAGTAAAGATAAACTGATCACCTTTGATGGTCGTGAAACGGCACCACAAGACGCCGATTCTGGGTTATTTTTAGACCGTAACGGCAAAGCAGTACGATGGATAGAAGCCGTGGTTGGTGGCCGCTCCGTGGGCGTGCCGGGAATTTTGCATGCCTTTAAACAGGCTCACGATAAATATGGAAAATTACCTTGGCTTGAGCTATTCAAGCCTGCCATTCAATTAGCCAAAGAGGGCTTTACCGTTTCTCCTAGACTGCAGATGCTACTGGAAAAACGCCTTAACCCCGGCCTGACCAAGTTAAGCCCTGCGAAAGAGTATTTTTATCCTAATGGCAAAGCGCTTCGCGCTGGCACGACCAAGAAAAATCCAGAGTTAGCTAATTTTTACTTTAAATTAGCGTATCAAGGTATTGATGCTTTTTACGAAGGTCAAAATGCCACTAAACTGGTTCAGGCAGTGCAAAATTCAAACATTGCCCCAGGCAAGCTGCAACTTAGTGACTTAGAGCAATACCAAAGTAAGGTGAGAGACCCCATTTGCAGCAACTACCATGAGTATAAAGTGTGCTCGATGGCCCCACCAAGCAGCGGTGGCATTGCTGTGCTGCAAATGCTTAAAATTCTTGAGCCATTTAAGCTCAGTCAATATAAAGCCAACGACTTAGAAGCCTTGCATTTATTCACCCAAGCTTCGAGGCTGGCGTTTGCCGACCGTGACTATTACGTTGCCGATCCAGACTTTACCACGGTTCCCACCGCAGCGTTATTGAATGAAGAATATCTGCAGGGGCGCAGTGCACTTATCGGCGACAACGACAATAATAATTTTCCGGTAGGCGATCCAACCGCGGGGCAGGTTGCGTATGCCATGGATGACAGTTATGAGTTACCATCAACGACTCATGTGTCGATTGTTGATGATCAAGGTAACGCCATTTCCATGACCAGTTCCATTGAAATGGCATTTGGTTCCACCGTAATGGTCAATGGCTATTTGCTTAATAATCAATTAACTGACTTCGCCTTATCACCCAAAGTTGGCGGTAAATGGGTAGCGAACCGGGTTGAACCGAAAAAACGTCCGCGTAGTTCAATGTCGCCAGTAATGGTATTTAACAAAGACGGTTCATTAAAGCTGATAGTTGGCTCTCCTGGGGGAAGTCGCATTATTAACTACGTTGCCCAGACCATTGTAGGCGTATTAGATTGGGGCTTATCACCACAACAGGCAATCGATTTGCCTAAGATAACCAATCGCAATAAATACACCACCTTAGAAAAAGGGACTGAGCTTGCTAAGCATGCGGACTATTTTGAGCAAAAAGGCCATCGCGTACAGCTCCGCGACCTCAATTCTGGTCTTCATGCCATTGCAGTGCATAACAAATACTTAGAAGGTGGTGCCGATCCGCGTCGAGAAGGGGTTGCTTTAGGAGAAAGCAGCGAATAA
- the rrtA gene encoding rhombosortase, with translation MFELPLERKYLLPPLSLACIASVLMLLQLGPMLDFDRNAINHGELWRILTGQFMHSNVYHLLLNVLGIVFIWLLHAEYTRPRQYAFNVLFLALWTGVLIYFLAPNIVVYTGLSGLLHGVIIWGAAQDCRRNMVTGYLLFIGVWLKIGFEQSQGASVEVARLIESRVAIEAHLYGAVGGVILFIADLLYHQKRPA, from the coding sequence ATGTTTGAGCTGCCATTAGAAAGAAAATACCTGCTGCCGCCGCTATCACTTGCCTGTATTGCTTCAGTATTGATGCTTTTACAATTAGGTCCTATGTTAGACTTTGACCGCAACGCCATCAATCATGGCGAGCTTTGGCGCATCCTAACTGGGCAATTCATGCACAGTAATGTCTACCACTTGCTACTCAATGTGCTGGGTATTGTATTTATTTGGTTATTGCACGCCGAATACACTCGACCCCGTCAATATGCCTTTAATGTGTTGTTTTTAGCGCTTTGGACTGGGGTGTTAATCTATTTCTTGGCTCCTAATATAGTTGTATATACAGGCTTAAGTGGCTTATTACATGGCGTCATTATTTGGGGAGCGGCGCAAGATTGTCGTCGTAACATGGTCACAGGCTACCTTTTATTTATTGGCGTTTGGCTTAAAATCGGCTTTGAACAAAGCCAAGGGGCCAGTGTTGAAGTGGCACGTTTAATCGAGTCTCGAGTGGCAATTGAAGCACATTTATACGGTGCCGTGGGCGGTGTAATCTTGTTTATTGCTGACTTGCTATATCATCAAAAAAGGCCAGCATAG
- a CDS encoding S9 family peptidase, with product MLKLSLISAAVASTLFLSGCQATANKVESNQAVKSNPVPSVVATPVDFGGEQITLEQAMAHPDWLGRQPEGAYWGADSNTIFYKRKQAGTELRDVFSVTADAEPAAVELAELHTTGSSNAVYQGDLQAYQFKGNIFLKNTKTNALTQITHSSSYEYAPQFLTGNRLAYRSGNAMYAVDLETGLTKELVKLHLADEPKGTAEPSGFIAEEQHQLIEYVALTHKNSLDKEQRNDALKANNHSIQDNQFYLGKGKTLISMSLAPSGDKLIAVITDDKPRRADTDIMPNYVSQDGNIEAVKARQRVADAKPMASEVIFIDIAKSQQVALSYDTLPGFDEDVLAEVKRENAEARGETYQNEKAPRAINLIDTWGWSQSAIQWNSDGSQVAVMLGAWDNKDRWIATVDFDKQQFVSQHRLHDEAWINYTYNDFGWLNGEETLYYLSEQSGYSHLYVKPLKGEAKAMTSGQYVVSEPTLTADNQYVYYKANKEHPGLYEIYRVNLNTGNSEQITDLDGMTGYELSPDESKLLLTHSKIMMPEELYVAEAKANTTAKRLTNTVSEEFLNKKLIAPKIVAVPSSHQEQPVYAKVYYPADYKEGEAGKRKAVIFNHGAGYLQNSHMGWSGYFREFMFHSLLASKGYVVMDMDYRGSKGYGRDWRTAIYRHMGKPEIEDLADGVDWMVENANVDRGAVGTYGGSYGGFMTFMALFTQPDLFQAGAALRPVTDWAYYNDPYTSNILNRPDVDPIAYRRSSPIYHAEGLKNALLINAPMIDDNVFFQDVVRLVQRLIELEKEDFETAIYPVEPHGFRQPSSWLDEYRRIYKLFEENL from the coding sequence ATGTTAAAACTCTCCCTCATCTCAGCAGCGGTTGCTTCGACCCTGTTTTTAAGCGGTTGCCAAGCAACGGCTAATAAAGTTGAATCCAACCAAGCAGTAAAATCCAATCCTGTTCCTTCAGTGGTCGCCACTCCAGTTGATTTTGGCGGTGAACAAATTACCCTTGAGCAAGCAATGGCGCATCCAGATTGGTTAGGGCGCCAACCAGAGGGCGCTTATTGGGGCGCCGATAGCAACACCATTTTTTATAAAAGAAAGCAAGCTGGAACAGAATTAAGAGACGTCTTCTCTGTCACAGCTGACGCTGAGCCTGCTGCGGTTGAGCTGGCTGAATTGCATACCACAGGCAGCAGTAATGCCGTGTATCAAGGCGATCTGCAAGCGTATCAGTTTAAGGGTAATATTTTTTTAAAGAACACCAAAACCAATGCTCTGACTCAAATCACTCACTCTTCCAGTTATGAATACGCACCACAATTTTTAACTGGTAATCGCTTAGCATATCGCTCAGGAAATGCCATGTATGCGGTGGACTTAGAGACTGGCTTGACCAAAGAGTTAGTGAAATTACACTTGGCAGATGAGCCTAAAGGCACCGCTGAGCCCTCTGGGTTTATTGCTGAAGAGCAGCACCAACTTATTGAGTACGTAGCATTAACGCATAAAAACAGCTTAGACAAAGAGCAGCGCAATGATGCGCTAAAAGCGAATAATCACAGCATTCAAGACAACCAGTTTTACCTTGGCAAAGGCAAAACCCTCATTTCAATGAGCCTTGCTCCCAGTGGTGATAAGCTAATTGCCGTGATCACCGACGATAAGCCTCGCCGCGCAGACACTGATATCATGCCTAACTACGTAAGCCAAGACGGCAATATTGAAGCGGTTAAAGCAAGACAGCGCGTGGCAGATGCCAAGCCGATGGCGTCTGAAGTTATTTTTATCGACATTGCAAAATCACAGCAAGTGGCTTTAAGCTATGACACCTTACCTGGCTTTGATGAAGACGTTCTTGCAGAGGTGAAGCGTGAGAACGCAGAAGCTCGCGGTGAAACCTACCAAAATGAGAAAGCACCACGTGCCATAAACCTTATCGATACTTGGGGCTGGAGCCAGTCGGCCATTCAATGGAATAGTGACGGCAGCCAAGTAGCAGTGATGTTAGGAGCGTGGGATAACAAAGACAGATGGATTGCTACAGTTGATTTCGACAAACAGCAATTTGTTTCTCAGCATCGCCTTCATGATGAAGCTTGGATCAACTATACCTATAACGACTTCGGTTGGTTAAATGGTGAAGAAACCTTGTATTACCTCTCTGAACAAAGCGGTTATAGCCATTTGTATGTTAAACCGTTAAAAGGTGAAGCCAAGGCCATGACCTCAGGTCAGTACGTGGTCTCTGAACCGACACTCACTGCTGACAATCAGTACGTTTACTACAAGGCCAATAAAGAACACCCTGGCTTATATGAAATCTATCGCGTTAATCTTAACACCGGTAACAGTGAACAGATCACCGACTTAGATGGCATGACTGGTTATGAGCTAAGTCCAGATGAGAGCAAACTGCTGCTTACTCATTCTAAGATCATGATGCCAGAAGAGTTATATGTAGCAGAAGCCAAAGCCAATACCACTGCGAAGCGCTTGACCAATACTGTGTCTGAAGAGTTCTTAAACAAGAAACTCATTGCGCCAAAAATTGTTGCCGTACCATCCAGCCATCAAGAGCAACCGGTTTACGCGAAAGTGTATTACCCAGCAGATTATAAAGAAGGTGAAGCGGGTAAGCGCAAAGCCGTGATCTTCAACCATGGTGCAGGTTATCTACAAAACTCACATATGGGTTGGTCAGGCTACTTTAGAGAGTTTATGTTCCATAGCTTACTGGCCAGTAAAGGCTATGTGGTAATGGACATGGACTACCGTGGCTCTAAAGGATATGGCCGCGATTGGCGTACAGCCATTTATCGTCATATGGGTAAACCAGAAATTGAAGACTTGGCAGATGGCGTAGATTGGATGGTTGAAAATGCCAATGTTGACCGTGGTGCGGTGGGCACTTATGGTGGCTCATATGGTGGCTTTATGACCTTTATGGCGCTATTTACTCAGCCAGATCTATTTCAAGCTGGGGCGGCGTTACGCCCGGTTACGGATTGGGCCTATTATAATGACCCTTATACTTCAAATATCTTAAACCGCCCAGACGTGGATCCAATCGCGTATCGTAGAAGCTCGCCTATTTATCATGCAGAAGGCTTGAAAAATGCGCTATTAATTAATGCGCCTATGATTGATGATAACGTTTTCTTTCAAGATGTAGTGCGTTTAGTGCAGCGCTTAATTGAATTGGAAAAAGAAGACTTTGAAACAGCGATATACCCAGTTGAACCACACGGCTTTAGACAGCCGTCAAGCTGGCTCGACGAATACCGTCGTATATACAAGTTATTCGAAGAAAATTTGTAA
- a CDS encoding 5-(carboxyamino)imidazole ribonucleotide synthase, translated as MNILILGAGQLARMMSLSATHLDIHVLAYDVGSKTVINPVTFESYPDSLSQAIAKADAITAEFEHIPSDVLSQCQQSGKFYPGEQAIATGGDREKEKALLEKAGVPCAPFKIITEKHHFIDAIAALGMPMVVKTCQAGYDGKGQWRVKSEQEIDAIWQEMSAFLQAGSAQAPHTIVAEKMIPFDREVSIIGVRSKSGECNIYPLTENQHTNGVLTLSVAGKEKAAIQTQAEQAFEKLASELDYVGVLAIEFFDVEGQLLVNEIAPRVHNSGHWTQQGAHVSQFENHMRAVAGLPIGDTSLLRPTAMINVLGQSSIPTSVLKVPGVTSHWYGKSQKPGRKMGHINASAASLHQLGEVLAELAEVLPEQDYPGVMATARQLLLN; from the coding sequence ATGAACATCCTCATTTTAGGCGCAGGCCAGCTTGCTAGAATGATGAGCTTGTCTGCCACTCACCTAGATATTCACGTTTTGGCTTACGATGTTGGTAGTAAAACGGTGATTAACCCCGTCACTTTTGAAAGCTATCCTGACTCATTAAGCCAAGCCATTGCCAAAGCCGATGCTATCACGGCTGAGTTTGAGCATATTCCAAGCGATGTGCTTTCTCAATGCCAACAAAGTGGTAAGTTTTACCCTGGTGAGCAAGCCATTGCCACTGGTGGTGACAGAGAAAAAGAAAAGGCTTTGTTAGAAAAAGCTGGAGTGCCATGTGCTCCGTTTAAAATCATCACCGAAAAGCATCATTTTATTGATGCCATCGCGGCTTTAGGTATGCCTATGGTGGTGAAAACCTGCCAAGCTGGATACGATGGCAAAGGGCAGTGGCGAGTCAAGTCAGAGCAAGAAATTGATGCCATTTGGCAAGAAATGTCGGCTTTTTTACAAGCGGGCAGTGCTCAGGCACCACATACTATCGTGGCTGAAAAAATGATCCCGTTTGACCGCGAAGTATCAATCATCGGTGTACGTAGTAAAAGTGGTGAATGTAACATTTATCCACTGACCGAAAACCAACACACCAATGGCGTATTAACCTTGTCGGTTGCTGGTAAAGAAAAAGCGGCTATTCAAACACAAGCAGAGCAAGCATTCGAAAAACTAGCCAGTGAATTGGACTACGTTGGCGTGTTGGCGATTGAGTTTTTTGATGTTGAAGGCCAGCTTCTGGTTAACGAAATTGCCCCTCGTGTTCATAACTCTGGTCACTGGACACAACAAGGTGCCCATGTCAGCCAATTTGAAAATCACATGCGTGCGGTTGCAGGCTTGCCTATTGGCGATACGAGCTTATTACGACCAACAGCAATGATAAATGTGCTTGGTCAAAGTAGTATTCCCACCTCTGTACTAAAAGTGCCTGGGGTCACCAGTCATTGGTATGGAAAGAGTCAAAAGCCAGGTCGCAAGATGGGTCACATCAATGCTTCTGCTGCGTCACTGCATCAGCTTGGGGAAGTCTTAGCTGAGTTAGCTGAGGTGCTACCGGAGCAAGATTATCCCGGTGTAATGGCCACTGCAAGGCAGCTATTACTAAATTAA
- the purE gene encoding 5-(carboxyamino)imidazole ribonucleotide mutase has product MTVGIIMGSKSDWPTMQHAAEMLDKFGVEYETKVVSAHRTPQLLADYASTAAERGIKVIIAGAGGAAHLPGMAAAFTSLPVLGVPVKSKALNGVDSLLSICQMPKGVAVGTLAIGDAGAANAGLLAAQILGCQQPELLAKVEAFRKAQTDTVLANPNPAE; this is encoded by the coding sequence ATGACCGTTGGCATCATTATGGGCTCAAAATCGGATTGGCCTACCATGCAACATGCAGCCGAAATGCTGGATAAATTTGGCGTTGAGTATGAAACCAAAGTGGTCTCTGCACACCGCACTCCACAGTTATTAGCTGATTATGCATCAACGGCAGCAGAGCGCGGTATCAAAGTCATTATTGCCGGTGCTGGCGGCGCTGCGCACTTACCTGGTATGGCGGCTGCTTTTACCAGCTTACCAGTACTGGGTGTACCGGTTAAATCAAAAGCCCTTAATGGCGTAGATTCATTACTGTCAATCTGCCAAATGCCTAAAGGGGTGGCCGTAGGTACCTTAGCAATCGGCGATGCTGGCGCTGCCAATGCTGGTCTCCTTGCAGCACAAATTCTAGGTTGTCAGCAGCCTGAGTTGCTCGCCAAAGTAGAAGCATTTAGAAAAGCACAAACTGACACTGTACTCGCTAACCCAAATCCTGCGGAATAA
- a CDS encoding TetR/AcrR family transcriptional regulator yields the protein MKKREITRNKILQSGWSLFQQKGYADTTSREIAHHAGVASGTVFSHFPSKLDILKVAMLQQLDTIIAHAKQSDQQHSARLKLRHYASHLYQFYLSHREFSKELLGNLIWQAPFFQQQLELFKSLLFSEQAYQPEKAALMMDSYFMTLLEGLNDPNSSVDSMLTTLSQKLKLIA from the coding sequence ATGAAAAAAAGAGAAATAACTAGAAATAAAATTCTCCAATCTGGCTGGAGTTTATTTCAGCAAAAAGGCTATGCCGACACCACCAGTCGTGAAATTGCACACCATGCTGGCGTTGCATCGGGCACCGTTTTCTCCCACTTTCCAAGTAAGCTTGATATTTTAAAAGTGGCAATGCTACAGCAGTTGGACACAATCATTGCACATGCTAAGCAAAGCGATCAGCAGCACAGCGCGAGATTAAAACTGCGTCATTACGCAAGCCACTTATACCAGTTTTATTTAAGTCATCGCGAATTTAGCAAAGAGCTACTGGGCAACTTAATTTGGCAAGCGCCTTTTTTTCAGCAGCAACTCGAGCTATTTAAATCTTTATTGTTTAGCGAACAAGCTTATCAGCCAGAAAAGGCCGCGCTAATGATGGATAGTTACTTTATGACTCTGTTAGAAGGACTCAACGATCCTAACAGCTCTGTTGATTCTATGCTTACTACCCTATCGCAGAAGTTAAAATTGATAGCCTAG
- the htpX gene encoding protease HtpX: protein MKRVILFLLTNLAVMLVLGVVLSILMSVFGISSRSYSGIMIIAAVFGFGGAFISLFMSKWIAKKSTGAFVIEQPRNETEHWLVSTVAAQSQQVGIAIPEVAIYDSPEINAFATGPSKNNSLVAVSSGLLNNMDRDQAEAVLAHEVSHVANGDMVTLTLIQGVVNTFVIFFAKVLAGIVDNFLNSDEEESGGSWTYFIFDMIFQILFGILASIVVAYFSRRREFAADQGAADLVGAHKMRSALERLKYNHESQLEGSMMAFGIASGKSIADFFASHPPLDERIKALS, encoded by the coding sequence ATGAAACGCGTCATTCTTTTCCTACTCACTAACTTAGCAGTTATGCTGGTACTGGGTGTGGTGTTATCTATTCTAATGTCGGTATTCGGTATTTCTAGCCGAAGCTATTCTGGCATCATGATCATCGCCGCAGTATTTGGTTTTGGCGGTGCCTTTATTTCATTGTTTATGTCGAAATGGATCGCCAAAAAATCCACTGGAGCTTTTGTCATCGAACAACCACGAAACGAGACTGAGCACTGGCTTGTGTCAACGGTTGCTGCACAATCTCAACAAGTCGGTATTGCTATACCTGAAGTAGCCATTTACGACAGCCCAGAAATCAACGCCTTTGCTACCGGGCCAAGTAAAAACAACAGTCTTGTTGCGGTCAGTTCAGGGCTATTAAACAACATGGACCGCGACCAAGCTGAAGCGGTTCTCGCTCATGAGGTTTCTCATGTTGCCAATGGCGATATGGTCACCCTGACCTTGATCCAAGGCGTGGTCAATACTTTCGTGATTTTCTTTGCCAAAGTGTTGGCCGGCATTGTCGATAACTTTTTAAATAGCGATGAAGAAGAGTCAGGCGGCAGTTGGACTTACTTTATTTTCGATATGATTTTCCAAATCCTATTTGGTATTTTGGCCTCTATCGTGGTGGCTTATTTTAGTCGTAGAAGAGAGTTTGCCGCCGACCAAGGCGCCGCAGATTTAGTTGGTGCACACAAGATGCGCTCAGCGTTAGAACGCTTAAAGTACAACCATGAATCACAACTCGAAGGCTCGATGATGGCCTTTGGTATTGCTTCAGGCAAATCAATCGCTGACTTTTTCGCGTCACACCCGCCATTGGATGAACGCATCAAAGCTCTTTCTTAA
- a CDS encoding GNAT family N-acetyltransferase yields the protein MALTTARLLLRPITHRDNSALLPLLNHVAVKQFNDYGDNLSATDLKCMIQLDIERRLNNCGGRFGIFSKHRLSLLGSVGFYQEHDSEAGVNIGYELAPNYWGKGIMYEAISALFAQPSNLPFQHNTVFAQVHPNNLRSKTLITRLGFSELTQQHVYRKELDNVVITEKTTAHL from the coding sequence ATGGCCCTTACAACCGCGCGGCTGTTGCTGCGACCCATTACACACCGAGATAACTCGGCATTATTGCCTTTATTAAATCATGTCGCGGTTAAGCAGTTTAATGACTATGGTGATAATTTGTCTGCCACTGACTTGAAGTGCATGATCCAATTAGACATAGAAAGGCGACTGAATAACTGCGGTGGCCGTTTTGGTATATTCAGCAAACACCGTCTTAGTTTGTTAGGGAGCGTGGGTTTCTATCAAGAGCATGATAGTGAAGCGGGTGTCAATATTGGCTATGAGCTAGCGCCAAACTACTGGGGCAAAGGAATTATGTACGAAGCTATTAGCGCTCTTTTTGCGCAGCCTAGTAATTTGCCATTTCAGCACAACACCGTATTTGCTCAAGTGCACCCAAACAACCTGCGGTCAAAAACACTCATCACCAGACTGGGCTTTAGCGAATTAACACAGCAACACGTATACCGCAAAGAGTTAGATAACGTAGTCATTACAGAGAAAACGACAGCTCACTTATAG
- the bioD gene encoding dethiobiotin synthase translates to MKQSYFVTGTDTEVGKTYITTLLLKLLAKHQCRAIGFKPIAADAEEAFGQLVNVDAISLMEAATVHGKYEQINPYCFAPAIAPHIAAQQAGVTITLAGLNQGYEEIQRLGADYIFTEGAGGWALPINDKDYLYDWVREQNLSVILVVGMKLGCLNHALLTAAAIEQQGLKVVGWVANQVDPNMAVFEENVASLTERLPCPLLASAPYSEGTPKLKIHQALLDLLALPSSNS, encoded by the coding sequence ATGAAACAGAGCTATTTTGTCACCGGCACAGACACCGAAGTTGGGAAAACCTATATCACCACATTACTGTTAAAACTGTTAGCCAAACATCAGTGTCGTGCTATTGGCTTTAAACCCATAGCAGCGGATGCTGAAGAAGCATTTGGTCAGCTGGTGAATGTGGATGCTATTAGCCTTATGGAAGCGGCAACGGTTCATGGCAAATATGAGCAGATAAACCCCTATTGTTTTGCTCCTGCTATTGCACCACACATTGCTGCGCAGCAAGCCGGAGTAACGATTACTTTAGCTGGGCTTAATCAAGGCTACGAGGAAATTCAGCGGTTAGGGGCAGACTATATTTTTACCGAAGGAGCGGGTGGTTGGGCATTGCCTATTAATGATAAAGACTATTTATACGACTGGGTACGAGAGCAAAACCTCTCCGTCATCCTAGTGGTGGGCATGAAGTTAGGGTGTTTGAACCACGCCTTACTCACCGCTGCTGCGATAGAACAGCAAGGTTTAAAGGTGGTTGGCTGGGTTGCTAATCAAGTTGACCCGAACATGGCGGTGTTCGAAGAGAACGTCGCTAGTTTAACCGAGCGTTTACCTTGTCCATTGTTGGCATCGGCGCCATACAGTGAAGGCACACCCAAGCTAAAAATACACCAAGCTTTGCTGGATTTACTGGCACTGCCGTCGAGCAATAGCTAA
- a CDS encoding methyltransferase domain-containing protein, with the protein MLHANHTARCFSKAASDYANCARVQKRAAEILLSRLHNSAAVLRAYPRLVDLGCGPHQNHSALAPFCSQYVGLDLSLTMLQQGGQASVCCDMDQLPLQSQSVDLIFSNFAIQWSASSKGLLKQMHQALRTQGKVLISTVLSGSLNEIATAWQGVDQCHHVNQFLTLDELIADAKNAGFTINWQQQQTLVDSYPTALAAVRSVKNIGGNDVRGNNKRQGLLGKAGYTKLLASYPRSNSGFDVSYEVGFLELSK; encoded by the coding sequence AAGTGACTACGCCAACTGTGCTCGGGTACAAAAGCGAGCGGCAGAGATACTTTTATCACGTTTGCACAACAGTGCTGCGGTCCTCCGTGCCTACCCACGTTTAGTCGATTTAGGCTGTGGTCCACATCAAAATCACAGTGCTTTGGCGCCTTTTTGTAGTCAATATGTCGGCTTAGACCTTAGCTTAACCATGCTGCAGCAAGGTGGCCAAGCGAGTGTCTGTTGCGATATGGATCAGTTACCTTTGCAGTCCCAAAGCGTGGATCTTATTTTTAGTAACTTTGCTATTCAGTGGTCGGCTTCGAGTAAGGGACTGCTTAAGCAAATGCATCAAGCGTTAAGAACGCAAGGTAAAGTGCTAATTAGTACTGTCTTAAGTGGTTCACTAAATGAAATTGCAACGGCCTGGCAAGGGGTCGATCAGTGTCATCACGTCAATCAGTTTTTAACCTTAGATGAGTTGATAGCGGATGCAAAAAATGCCGGTTTTACCATTAACTGGCAACAGCAACAGACATTGGTTGACAGTTACCCGACGGCTTTGGCTGCGGTACGGTCAGTAAAAAACATTGGTGGTAATGATGTTCGTGGCAATAATAAGCGCCAGGGTTTATTAGGCAAGGCTGGATACACTAAGTTATTGGCCAGTTATCCACGCTCAAACAGTGGGTTTGATGTCAGCTATGAAGTTGGCTTTTTGGAGTTAAGCAAATGA